Below is a genomic region from Pseudopipra pipra isolate bDixPip1 chromosome 6, bDixPip1.hap1, whole genome shotgun sequence.
ctgcttttaaaaaactCCCAATTAATCCCTTTTTAATTGCCTGTGGGAGACCACCTCCTTATGAGGCTCCCAAAGATTGACAAGGAAACCTGAGGAGATCAAAGCCCAAATACAGTCCCAATGAAGGTTGAAATAGCCACCTGCCAAAAATTTGGAGAAGCCCACACCTTACCTGGCATATATGCTTACCAGCTTAATATTTTCCATGAGGAGGGAACACAGCCATGGCCACAGTGCTACAGCAAGTATGAATGGTTAGCCCCAGCAGAGAGCTGTTCCCTGGACTGAGGATGTTTCACATAACTACCAAGCTTTATAACCATCCCCTGCAGACTATCATGATGATGAATGAATGAGATCAGACTAGTCCATATGGTTTATTGGTGGAATTTGCCCACATGCTGTAGATGCATCATTACTCTGTGTACTCATCAGCATGGGGATAAACACAGTTCAAAGTCTTTGCCCATACAATATGAAATCACAACcaacctgcagctcctcagctttATCCCAAGAACTCTTCAGGCCTTTTTGGtgtccttctcttcctctgtaTCCTTGTCCTGGGCCATCCTGCAAGTCCTTTGGTGAATGCCATGTCCTTCCTTATTAAAGTAAAGCATAGTAAGCTGCACCTGTAGAAGTTAAACAAGAAATTGTTGAAAAACTTTGAATTCATAACACAGTGGCTAATAGTGTGTTGACTACTCTCGTCCTCTGCCTGACAAAATCAGAGTTGCTCCACTATGTGGCACAGatgctctgcagctccacaaGCAGCAATGATCCTCTTTCTGCTGACTGCTATTTCCAGAGCAGAGCATTTCTCAACTCCACTGAGGCTGTTGAGCCCAGGAACCCTGTAGAAACAGGGGATATTTCAAAGTAACTGCAAGCACCATGTTCAGAGTAGGTACCCAAAAAGGTGTACTGTATTGCCTGACACATCCCTGCGTCAAGCAATACCTTGCATTAGCACTAAAGGGAATAGGGTTTCATGGATGGAAACTGCTTTGAGCTGAAATCTGAGAGCTGTACCATTCCTTTCCAGCTCTGAATTCCCTAGGCGGTCCAAGGCAGGCACCTTCATCTCCCTGTGGCTCAGTTTGCCATCTGTAAAACTGGGTTAGCATCCCCTCCTCCTTCTTACATCACTTTTATCCTTACCAATATTAACGGTAAATAGAGACGGGCTTGTTTGTGTGCGGGCCCAGCGCAAAACGGAGGGCACGACCGTGAAAGTGCCGCTCCTATGGGGAAGGTCTGCAGGGAAAGATAAGCGCTCGGAGGGGCAGGTGCAGAGCAGGATGCAAGGATGGAGGGATGCGCACGCGGGGAGGGGGGACGCCTGCAGGGAATGACACATGCGAGGCGGGCCGGGCGCTCGCCCGCCGCCCGAGCCAGCCCCACGCCGCGCCCGCCGCAGCGCTGCCCCCGGTCCGGCCCGGCACCgccgcggggctgcggggcgggctccccccgcgcccgcctccgcccgccccccgcgcggGGCCGCAGCGGGCAGCGCGGGGCGCCGCAGCCTGCGGGCGGCCGtgcccgctgccgccgccgccccgcagGTGGGGGCGCCGCGCGGGGCCCGGGGTGCCAtggaggagccgccgccgccgccgccgccgccgcccgcctgATCCCCGAGGCCGCCGGCACCGAGACAAAGCGCGGGGCTgcggccgcgcccgcccggTGAGTAACGCGAGGGGCCCGGGAGGGAGGGGGGCTCCGTCTTGTCCCGCAGGCACCAGGCCGGGGGGAGGTGCCGGTCCcgcagccagccctgcctgacACCCCCGAACATCCCCTTCCTCATTCACGCCCAGACACTCCCGTCTGCCGCTTCGCCAAGCCCAGCGCACCGCAAGCATCCTCGTTCATAGCCCGGCCACCCTCAGCCCAGACTGCCCTCCCGGCCCAGCCATACGCCGTGCACCCTCAGCACCCCTGCTCGTTGCCGAACGAGCCCGCGCCCACTGCCCAAGCCTGCCGCAGGGGCTCTGAACGCCTCCCACGTCACCCCAAACACCCCCGTCACCCCAAACGCCCCCACGCACACCACTGTGCACAGCCCGCGCGTCCTAAAGACTCCCCCATCACGCCCCCGTTCCCGAGCAGGCGCTCCCCCCACCCCGCAGACCGCCCAAACGCAGCTCCCGCCCCGGGCACTCCCCGCCACCGGACACTGCCCCGCAGCGCCCAACACCTCCCGCAacctgccccctccctgcacagacacagccctgctcagccacTGGCGGTGCAGACCCCGCCGCCCCCTTCCAGCCGCTCCTCGCCCCTGCACGGGGACACAAAGGGGTCCGTGCGCCCGCCCGCTCACCCGCCGCCGCTCTCTGCCCCGCAGGCCGAGCCATGGTGGAGCCGCCGGCCGAGCCTCCCCCGCAGCCCTGCCCGGcgcccgggggggcggcggggggagaGCCAGCCCGTCCCGGAGAGCAGTCGCCGCTGCTGCACCTGGATCTGTACAACTTCGACTGCGCGGCGGCGGAGGGCAGCCGGTACGTGCTGACCAGCCCGCGGTCGCTGGAGGCCTGCGCCCGCTGCGCCGTGCGGCCCGTGGAGCTGCTGCCGCGGGCGCTGGGGGACCTGCTGCGGGAGGCGCCCGGGCGCTCCATGCGGGTGGCTGCCGGCCTCTACGAGGCCTACGAACGGGAGCGCCGCCGCAAGCTGCAGCAGTGCCGGGAGGAGCGGGAGAGGATTATCCGGGAGGAGAAGAGGCGGATCCTCGCGCCCCTCGGAAGCCTGCCGCCCTCGCCCGCCGCCCGCGTCGCCTcccgcgctgccgccgccgctgctgctgccggcGGGCCCCGGACCCATGGCGGGGGGAAGGCCAGGGCGTCGAGGGGTGCCAAGGGCAAGAGCCACTCCCTGGACTCGCTGCAGAAGCGCCGTGAGGGCAGCTGGGGCAAGACCTCTTCGGAGTCGGGGGCCTCGTCCTCCTACAGTGGGGAGAGCTTGCGGGAACGGGGGGGCAAGGtgggcggccggggccggggggcagcCACTGCCAACGGGTCCTTTCTGGGGCGCAGCTTCAGCCTgggtgacctcagccactcaccacagactgcccagaggGTCGAGAGGATCGTCAGGGAGGTGAAGAGGAAGAAGGGCCTCTCGGAGGTGCCTGAGAGGGACAAGAAGATTGCGGCACTGATGATTGCCAAGCACCAGGAGGCCAACATCCTGCGGGAGCAGCGGCAGGCAGCCCATCTTCAGTGGGACAGCCAGCGGCGCCTGGCTGAGCAGCgtaaggagcaggaggagaaggagaagcagagggcCCTCCTGCAGGGTCAGCGGATGTGGGAGAGCCAGGTGGAGAAGCGTCGTGGGAGGCTGtaccaggagcaggaggaagctGCCCTGCTGAAGCAGAGGCAGCACCTCATGTGTGAGGAGAGGTGGCGGGAGCAAGCAGAGAAGCAGGAGCGGCTGCggagggagaggctggagagggcCATCCAGGAGGACAAGCAGAAGAAGCTCCATCAAGAGCTCAACCTGAAGGCAAAGGAGGAGGTCAAGAAGGAACACCAGGAGcgagaggagcagctcctgcaagAGAAGCTGTCCACAGCTGCACAGAAGAGGCTGAAGAAGGAGGTGCAGCTGCAGAAGGAGAAGAGACTGTTCAACCAAGCAGAGAAGCTGAAGCACGAGGCCTTGCTCAAGGAATTGGCCAAGCAagaggcagaagagaaggaaatgctGAAGGCCTCCCTGAAGATGAGTTTGACGAAGGCTCAGGAGAACTATGAGCAGCTAGTGGAGAAGAGAAaccaggagctgagggagaaGGCCAGGCGTGAGGACATGCAAATCCAGAGAGCTAAACTGGCagcagagaagaaggaaagagagcagaAGGAGCACTTAGAGGCACTGGctagagagacagagagaaagctCCAGCATGCTGCCCAGGTGGCTGAAGAGGCCGTTCAAGAAAAAGCTCGCAAGGTAGTCTTGAGTCgtctggagaaggaaaaagtgcAGAAGATGAACAAACAAAAGGTGGAACAGTATGAAGACTTACGACGCAGAGAAATTCTCCTCTCTATAGAGAGGAAGCTGGAGAGAAGCGAGCAGATCTTCAAGGAGAAGAAGACTGTCTTAGAAAATGCCAGATCCGTCGCTCGGGCATCCTTCCACGTGCGGGAAAAAGTACGGGAGGAAACAAACATGCGCACGTTTGACAAGATGGCCTTTGAAGCAGAACTGCATGCTCACCTTAACAAGAAATGAAAGATCTTGTCATGGATGAGTGGGAGTACACCACCAGTTGTCCATCCTAATGCATCAGAAAGCTCCTCCACATGAACATTTGAAAAACAACAATCAACATCCACCCTAATTTCTTATTCTGGGGGAGCAGGGTACCGCACAAAATTGTGGCAGCTATTTCACATActgttttaaatacagtttttgtTCTGGGTGTGTTTTAAGGACTGACCTCAGTCATCTTTCCAGAGGAGAAGCAAGTTTTTGTGTCCTCCACCCCACAAGCACACACAATTTTTCAGAAAGGGCTGCAGAAGAAGTCTGCTTGAAGCCTGTGAGTATTGATGGGTTGTTTGCACCGGAGATGACTACAGCTGCATTCTTTTCAGTTTGCAATGCAGACAACAGAGGCAATTAACTATTAGAGCCTACTAAGTAAGAACCAAAACCGTCTGAGCTGATTCTGCCTTGAGTGACAGGCAGTTTGGTTTGAGTTATGGGACTGCATTTTCAAAGCTGCTGCACTTCCATGCTGAAGATGAGGAAAGCTGGAGTACAGAATTCCATATGCCCCGGGTGCCCCTTGCCCGCTGCTGGTACCAAGTTAGAGAAAGCACAGATCAAGGCCATGTAAGTAGACATTATGATCAGAGCTGGGCAGAAGCTGTTAGTGCTCACAAACACAGtttcatttttgctgtttgtAATTGTTGCCCCTCCCAAGTATCCCcacctctccttctccttttcaaGTTTCTCTTGCAAACATCTgtagaatttcttcttttcttttggaagaaggggagaaggagagaaaattgTGGGTGAGTCACAAACTGATGGGCACCCACATAGCACACTTGTTCATTGTGATATAAAAATGAGTGAACCTGTGAAATCTGGACTTAGGGGGAAATATGGGGATCAATTGTAAATGGAAATCTGTGATTGCATAGATTGCATAGAGAAATCACCCTTGGGAATTCTTAAAATTCAAGGAGACTCTCAGCCCCTTAGCCAGTTGGGCCCACCTTGAGCAAGATGTTGGACCAAATGTCCTTCAGAGTTCCTTTCCAGCTTAATTGTTCTATGAGCTGCATACGAGACATTCACCCAGCTCTTATCATCGTCTACTGAGCAGAGGAGCATTTCTCTGTCCACTGGTGCTAACAGTTGATTTCTCATATAGGGCACAAGAAAAACTAGATGCAGAAAATGAGGTACATTACAGATTCTTTTAGATGAGGATCATGTCTTTTTTATAACTCTTAACTCAATACTATGTAGAGGAACTGAGTCCTGCCATTAAATGCACTGGAAATGTGAAAAGCCTACCTATACCCCCTGCACAGTGTTCAAGTAAGACAGTGTTCTGCTGCAGGTTTCCACATTTACTCTCTGTTGGGTTGGAGTTACAAGCACAAATTCAAAGCAGGCActttctgctggttttttctGGCTGCTGACAGCATCAGCTCTCTGTTCCACCATCCATGACGCCATGCTGGGTTGCTCTGGTGATGGCAGCCAGACCTGGAGCatggaggagaagcagcaagaACAGACAGGATCTTGTTTCCTTGTGGATGTCTCTTACATACCACACAGTAGAAGAGAAAACAAGGAGAAGGTTGACATGTGGAACAGACACGCAGTCCCGCACGCATAGATTGCTTACCAGAAtttcccagaagatgacagcaggTCAAAACCCTCTTAGAAGACTTTAAGGAAGGTGTTAAAtgaacagcaacaacaacaatagACCAAGCACACCCTGGTGCCCTGCAAGGCTGGAGACATTATACAAACAGTGTTGAAAATGGAGCaagcagggatttttttttttttaaaggaacttGCTCTTCTTTGAATCATGGTACAGTTGGAGGTGTTAAGAGCAGGCAGCATGAAAGCAGGAATTAGGGCTCCTGAGCTATGTTTGCTATGTCAGCCATTGGCTCACTGTGTAACACCAGGCAAGTCCTCAGGGGCTGGGCTTGCCCCTATTAATATAAATGGAAGCAGAGTTGGGCTCTTGGGGTTGCTGGGACTTACAGGAAATAGTAACACTTggcttggcaaagcccttcaAAGACTTTGGATGAATGATGCTAACAAAGCacaaagatttatttatttatttatttatttatttatttatttatttatttgagtGGTTACTAAAGTAAAACATCCCTTGGTGAAAAGCACTAATTAACACCAAAATCTGGTAGCTATGGAAAGGATAGCTGCATTACTGTTCCCAGCAAGCAGTCTGTCCCCTGACCCTCCTCCTCAAAGCAGCAGTTTGAACAGTGAAACAAATTCTTCTGTAACACTGGACAAGATCCTTCAACAAAAACAGTCTTCTGCACATGTTGTCCACATTGCAGTGATCTGTGTGTGCCCTTGTAGCTGCAAAGACCCAGAAAAGAGTTGGCCAGTGGCCCAAATCTAGCCAGCACTAAATTTCCCTTGCTCCCTGGCAGCACTAGAGTTGGGATAAAACCTGCAGTGACTCCAGCACAGCCCGTGTTTCATCTGCTTAGAAGCCTGCCAGCACAGATGTGAGAGCCCTTGCTTTCCTGTGTCATTACACTGTGGTTGAAATTCACTGCTTGTTCCATTTAGAAGGAAAATAGGGAAAGCTGGGAAACAGTGGAAAGAAGGCAAAATGTGGTGGGCAAATGAGCAGACAGCCTCTAATTGGAACAGCTTTTTTTCCGTAAAGGTCTACTGCAATCTACCTGAAGACTTTGTCCAAATCTCCCTCTGACAGGGCATTTCCAGTGCAGACTGAGAACATTCTGTATCCTAGGAGACATGTCTTGGCCACTGACTGTAATTACACCTAGGGtccatctcctgctgctgaCTGAGTTTGACACCTTGGGGCTACAGCCGAACTAATCAAAACAAACCTACATGACGGTAATTGGATTGGCAAACTACTGTTCCTATACTGTGCAGTGTACAGTTTGAGTTTTGAATGTGCAgtctaagaaaaaatattttttttcaaaagacatTAATCTGTGtatggatattttttatttgtctaCTGGTTTCAGTCCAAAGTCCGTGAAATTCGCTGGAGTTCATGAGTTTAAAATTGCAGCATGGAAAATTTAAGTCAGCAAGTTGGGTGGAGGCGTGAGAGGTATTTCTTGGGTCTGCTTATGCTTCCATTTATTTGAGGAGTTTTACTGCTGAATTTCTGTAGGAACATAAATTAAATCCTGGGACACATGTAAAAAGTATATGGCCCTTTTAGATGAGGATTAATTGGTGGTTTTGCTATTGAGCTGCAGGCTAGGGAGAACTAAAAGCAAGCAGCATGTTATCTAACAGCTCAGAAGTAGATTGTGGCTTACTTAGAGCAGAGAAGCAGCTGATACCATTTGTTTAGGTCCGGCAGAAAGCTAACTTAGTTTGGTCCTCTCCTGGGattagaaaacacattttaggCTATTGCTGTATTATAATCATAAGGTTATAACAAAGACTTTGCTTCTAGGCCATTTGCCTGCATGCCACATAATGACCACTAAGCCTTGAAATGCCTGCACtttaaaagcaacaacaaaaggaCAATTACCAGGAAACTTCTGTGACTGGTAACACATCTTAGATCCAGCTAGCTTCAAATTCCTAGGTTTCAGTTCCTAAATTCTTGGTTTTCAATTCCTAAACAGTTGGGAGTCTAGCTGTAGTTTCACGTTGGATCCCGTAGATTTAACGGGATCACTCCAAATCTGAAGCTAGTGCCACTAAACATTCAGTTCTAATGCCAAACACTGACACGTGGATGCAGCTCTAACACAACTTGAAAACCACTACACTGCTTACTGCTGCTTATTGACTAGGACTACTGCTTGAAGCTGACCTATTAGAAACCACTTAGAATGTTTACAGTGTTTCCGAAGTTGAGATCTTAAAGCACAGGGGAGAAGAAAGACTCCAATATCATTTAAATGTTCTAAAAAGAATAACAGGACCAAGTCCTTGGATTCTTTTCAGGCAAAACTCCTATCGTTTTATACTAATGTTTTGTAATGAGACAACATGATCAAGCATTCTGTATCAGAATTCTGATACTATATCACAGTATCAGAAAAGAGGAGTCTGTCACGCTGATGACTACAACAGAATAGGCACGTAATTTCAGAGGCCTCAGAACAGTGAAGTCTGGTTTCCTAGGGCAGCTGCTCTGTGAGTCTCACTTTAGTGAAACCGCGGCTGCAGGATGAATTCCTCTTGTATTACACATCAGAGAACTCACACATGAGGGAGAAGCATTGGCTAAAGAGCAGTTTCTTTTGCCTGAGCTCTGGATGAGTTTTGAAACACAATGGAGCGCATTTTGCATGTTCACAAACTGTCCTGGTTTTGTGGATTGTCTAGTTTTTAACTGCATCTGGACTAAAACTAGAGCCTTTCAGTGGCATAGAGAGTGCCAACAGTCTCATCTGTATTCTTCCTCTTCACACAAAATTCATCACTAAAACATGATCTCTCTGTCAAGGTTGAATTTTGCAGATACGTCCAAAAGCTATTAGGAGAAGCAGCTGCACTATCACTAGTTAATATTTTACAAGGTAATTTTTAAGGCAGTTTATAATAAGTTCTTTCACCACATACATAAGAGGGGTGTGAGGATTAGATTTCTTGCCTTGGTTACCTACTGTGTTTCTCTTATGATGGTTATGGAGCTCCAGGCTCATTCTGTGCTAAAATTTCTCTTGATGCCTGGGGAATTCTGTTCATTAGACAAATGCTGAATATGCAGTGCACACAGGTTTGGAAGGGGACTTAGTTCAGTGTGCATGTCTTTATTAAGCCAAGCCTGGACAGGGAGACATGGGAAACACAAAATTTGCAATACAAAGTCCATCAGCCACTAGTTTTCCAAAAGTTCAGCTAAGAACAGCCCCAGAGCCACCCCTGCTAGCTCTCATCAGGGAAGTGACACCCTTTGCTCTCTTACTGACCTCAGAGAGAGCCAGGCTGATCATATCCTACCTGAGGACAGCTTCTCATCACTTCACTTGTTACATTAAAGAAAGATTTGCTTTCAGCTGTGGATATTCTTCCTCTGCTGGTAAAGGCAAAACTGTAGTAGTTGAAATACCATTTTGAAagtggtttgttggtttggttttgggttttgttgttgttgttggggttttttgtttgtttttgttttgttgggagttttgttttaaagcagaTGCAGGGAGATGTAAGGATGAGACACAAAGCTAGTTAGAGGCAGCACATTAGAGATGATGACTGTGACTGTCTTCGCACAAAGTTCTACTTTGTGGACCTGGAACTGTGCTGTTGTTTAGTATGGCAGCAGCCACATCCAGGAGAGAGAAGTGCTCTGGGAGGTGCTTTGTGATTTCTTCACAGATCATGCAGTATCCCTTCAAAGCATGCAAATGTAAACTCTAATGCTTTGCTGAGTCAATGTCCTAGGAAATTTAGTTCGTTAGGACTGGACTTAGCTTTCATAGTTGTAAAAGAAGgctgaagaagaggaagacaCTGGTTTAGCCCAGTCCCTCTGGAAATCAGCCCCGTGACATTTACTTTGCAGTGCAGTACAGGCATATTCTAGTGTGAGCCAATGGAGCCCTAATACAATCACTTTGGGAGTGCAGCCCCACAAGTCTTTGGCAAGCAAGTGGCACTCCTGTAAAGAGCCAGTACTGAGACATGGTAAGAAAATCATAATGCTTCTGCTTCTAGGCcgggggcagctctgcccttctTTTTGGTGAGATATTATTAGGTCATGTTTTGAAGAGAAAAcactgggaagaagaaaaaaatgcaaaactctTCCACACAAGACACCTGGAAACACATTCTCTATTTATGGAGAGCAACTAGCACTCTGGGGATGCCAGTCTTCAGAGCCTTCATAATGGAATAGGCCCCACATCCCACATGCCTCTTAAAGCTatggcatgaaaaaaaattaagttctaGGTCTGACTTCTTTGTCCTTAGACTATTCTTTGAGCATGGCTCTTTGCTGGAGGCTCATGAGCTGTTACTGTAAGGTTCTAGTCTGAAAAGACCCAAATCATTCTCTGGCAACTTTGCACTCATCTCCTAAGTCCCTGCCATTCAGCAAGAAACCCTCTGCATTACAGAACCACTCTGGCAGTAAGAATTATTCTGTGTTACAAAACAAAACTGCCAGTGCTATTTTGTTCTTATGTGATTTTCGCAGCTCCCCGCATCTAATCTCAGGACCTGGCTGTGAGGTAAACTAGTTATCGCCCCTAGCCTAAGTACAAGCAAACTGAAGCAGAAAGAATTGATGTGACTTGCCCTGGGCCATGCTGGCCACCCCGATCTAGCTGGAGCTCTCATTCAAGTCCTCCCTAATCCCCATGCAGCCCTCTAATTAACATCTCCTGGTTGCAATGGAGGGATATGCCTGTGCCCCTGCCGtggcagctcctctggctccTGTTTTGCAGCTGGTGCTTCATGGAGGATGAAGGTTTTAAG
It encodes:
- the CCDC177 gene encoding coiled-coil domain-containing protein 177; the protein is MVEPPAEPPPQPCPAPGGAAGGEPARPGEQSPLLHLDLYNFDCAAAEGSRYVLTSPRSLEACARCAVRPVELLPRALGDLLREAPGRSMRVAAGLYEAYERERRRKLQQCREERERIIREEKRRILAPLGSLPPSPAARVASRAAAAAAAAGGPRTHGGGKARASRGAKGKSHSLDSLQKRREGSWGKTSSESGASSSYSGESLRERGGKVGGRGRGAATANGSFLGRSFSLGDLSHSPQTAQRVERIVREVKRKKGLSEVPERDKKIAALMIAKHQEANILREQRQAAHLQWDSQRRLAEQRKEQEEKEKQRALLQGQRMWESQVEKRRGRLYQEQEEAALLKQRQHLMCEERWREQAEKQERLRRERLERAIQEDKQKKLHQELNLKAKEEVKKEHQEREEQLLQEKLSTAAQKRLKKEVQLQKEKRLFNQAEKLKHEALLKELAKQEAEEKEMLKASLKMSLTKAQENYEQLVEKRNQELREKARREDMQIQRAKLAAEKKEREQKEHLEALARETERKLQHAAQVAEEAVQEKARKVVLSRLEKEKVQKMNKQKVEQYEDLRRREILLSIERKLERSEQIFKEKKTVLENARSVARASFHVREKVREETNMRTFDKMAFEAELHAHLNKK